The following proteins are co-located in the Podarcis raffonei isolate rPodRaf1 chromosome 5, rPodRaf1.pri, whole genome shotgun sequence genome:
- the LOC128413479 gene encoding cytochrome P450 2J2-like, protein MPSEKGDSSHPALPGIKEDRTMVQASESLITLVLRKILRLMKLPWSRKRYPPGPLRLPIIGGLWRFGFMLSLDTFMKLAKQYGNICTVWIGPIPAVILSGYKAVKEGLINHSDDFADRPETPFVKSAGKNRGIVLSNGHTWKQQRRFSVVTMRKLGLGKKGMEHQIEEAAIELVEIFARAKGQPFDPSLHIINSVCNVICAMSFGYRFSVEDKEFLRLIEAIRISLQFGGSFFHGLYEILPFVMKYLPGPHKTALSSIEMVVSFAKNEIAKHKEDQTVHEPIDFIDFYLSHMERNKDDPYSTFNEDNLAQCIFDLFIAGTETTATTLQWALLLMATHPDIQEKVYQEMEDVFGSSHSIRYQDRKKLPYTNAVIHEIQRSRYIFLIGVPRQTVKDVNLHGFHIPKGAVIAPDLRSVLLDPKEWATPEKFNPNHFLDEDGQFVDREAFLPFGAGARVCPGEQLAKIELFIFFTSLLRAFRFQLPKGVRGVLRKPIIGLTVRPRLYKICAVPRCSHINN, encoded by the exons ATGCCCTCAGAAAAAGGGGATTCCTCTCACCCGGCTCTGCCTGGCATAAAGGAAGACCGGACCATGGTGCAAGCATCGGAATCTCTGATTACTCTGGTTCTGCGTAAGATTCTGCGCTTGATGAAACTGCCCTGGTCCCGCAAGCGCTACCCTCCTGGACCCCTTCGACTTCCCATCATCGGAGGCTTGTGGCGGTTTGGGTTCATGCTCTCCCTGGATACTTTCATGAAG TTGGCAAAGCAATATGGGAACATTTGCACTGTATGGATTGGGCCTATACCTGCAGTCATACTGTCTGGCTACAAAGCAGTCAAGGAAGGACTAATCAACCATTCGGATGATTTTGCTGACCGCCCGGAAACTCCATTCGTGAAAAGCGCAGGGAAAAATAGGG GTATTGTACTTTCAAACGGTCACACCTGGAAGCAGCAGAGACGGTTCAGCGTGGTTACTATGCGGAAGCTGGGGCTGGGGAAGAAAGGCATGGAGCATCAAATAGAAGAGGCGGCCATTGAGCTTGTGGAGATCTTTGCACGTGCAAAGG GGCAGCCATTTGACCCATCCTTACACATCATCAATTCAGTCTGCAATGTGATATGCGCCATGTCCTTTGGATACCGATTTTCTGTTGAAGATAAAGAATTCCTGAGGCTGATAGAAGCCATTCGGATTAGCTTACAGTTTGGAGGCAGCTTCTTTCATGGC CTCTACGAAATTCTCCCGTTTGTCATGAAATATCTCCCGGGGCCTCACAAAACCGCGTTGTCCTCCATTGAGATGGTCGTTTCATTTGCGAAGAATGAGATAGCGAAGCACAAGGAAGACCAGACTGTGCATGAGCCAATAGACTTCATTGATTTCTATCTATCTCATATGGAGAGG AACAAGGATGACCCCTATTCTACCTTCAATGAAGACAACCTGGCTCAGTGTATTTTTGACCTCTTTATCGCTGGAACAGAGACAACTGCTACCACTCTGCAATGGGCGCTGCTCCTCATGGCGACACATCCAGATATTCAAG AGAAAGTCTACCAGGAGATGGAAGATGTTTTCGGTTCGTCTCACTCAATTCGCTACCAAGATCGGAAGAAGCTGCCCTACACCAATGCTGTGATTCATGAGATCCAGCGTTCAAGATATATCTTTTTAATTGGGGTTCCAAGGCAAACCGTGAAGGACGTGAACTTGCACGGTTTTCACATTCCAAAG GGGGCTGTGATTGCTCCAGATCTCCGCTCTGTTCTTCTTGATCCTAAGGAATGGGCAACACCTGAAAAGTTCAACCCAAATCATTTTTTGGACGAGGACGGGCAGTTTGTGGACAGAGAAGCATTTCTGCCATTTGGCGCAG GTGCTCGGGTGTGTCCAGGGGAGCAACTGGCAAAGATTGAGCTCTTCATCTTTTTCACCAGCCTGCTGAGAGCATTCAGGTTCCAGCTGCCAAAAGGAGTGAGAGGCGTCCTGAGGAAGCCTATAATAGGGCTGACGGTCCGTCCTCGCCTCTACAAAATCTGCGCTGTTCCCCGCTGCAGCCACATAAACAATTAG